The region CGCGCTGCTGCACGTCCCCGCTCTCTCCGACGTCGCCGAGTACGCCTACGCGGCCACCGTCGACCCGCCCGCCCGACTGGTGTTCACCGCCGGCGCGTGCCCGCTGGACGCCGAGGGTCGTACCGTCGCGCCGGGTGACCACGCGGCGCAGGCCCGGCAGGTGATGACGAACCTGGAGACCGCTCTCGGCGCGGCCGGTGCGCGGCTCACCGACGTCGTCAAGACCACCGTGTACGTGGCGTCGTCGCAGCAGAAGGATCTGGTGACCGTCTGGGAGGCGGTGCGGGACTTCTTCGGCGACCACGACCCGCCCAGCACCCTGCTCGGGGTGGCCGTGCTCGGCTACACCGACCAACTCGTCGAGGTCGAGGCGGTCGCCGCCGTACGGACGGGGGCCTGACATGCGCATCCGCGTGGCGCGACCCGACGACGCCCCGGCCGTGGTGGCCCTACGGGCGACGGTCTTTCCGTACCTGGTGCGCGGTGTCGAGTCGACCCGGAAGATGATCGCCGAACCGCCGCCCGAGGAGGAGTGGACCGCGTTCGTGGCCGAGGTCGACGAGCGGGTGGTCGGTTGGGTGTCCGCTGAACGCATCGGCACGACATCGGCGGCGAACGTCGGTGGCATCAACCTTCTGCACGTGCACCCGGAACACCGACGCCGTGGCATCGGCACCGCCCTGCTGGCCGCCGCGACCGAATTCCTCCGCCCGTTGGGTATCCGCCGGGTGCGTGCCATGGCACAGCCCGACGCGCTGCCGTACGCCCGCCGGCACGGCTACGAGCCCAGCCGGGAGGTGCGCTATTCGGCGCTCGACCTGAATCCGGTGCCCGCCCTACCCGCCCCGCCCCCGGGCGTGCGGCTGCTCCCGATCGCCGAGCTGGACCCGCACCTGCTGTACGCGGCGGACGTGGCCTCGGCGGCAGACGAACCGGGCGACCTGCCTGTCGACGCGAAGAGCTATGACAGCTGGCAGTACGACGTGTGGGACAACCTCGGGCTGGACAAGGCGGCCAGCATCGCCGCCGAGGTCGACGGGGAGGTGGTCGCCTTCAGCCTGGTCAAGCGGGACGGGGACCGGATGTGGTCGGACTACACCGGCAGCATCCCGGCGTACCGCGGCCGAGGGCTGGCCCGGCTGGCGAAGACGGCGGCGCTGCACCGGGCCGCCGCCGACGGCGTGCGCGTCGCGTACACCTCGAACGACGAGGCGAACGCGCCGATGCTCGCGATCAACGCCCGGCTGGGCTACCGCCCGGTGGCATCCCAGTGGAGCTGCCTGGCCGACCTGACCGACGAAGTCGGGGACGAACGGTGGCAACTGCGTCGAGGTCGCTGACAACCTGCCCGGCGTCGTGCTGGTCCGCGATTCCAGATCTGCGATGATCGAGGCATTGGCCGAGGATGGGGCCGGTCAGGCGGCGTCGAAGACCTCGCGGGCCGTGGCGTGGGTGTCCGCTCCGAAGAGGACCAGGCGGGCCTCGATGACCGTGGCCGGCGTGGCCGGGCGGAGCACCGCGAGCGCTTGGCGGACCGCGTCGTCGACCGGCCAGCCGTAGATGCCGGCGGAGACCAGCGGGAACGCCACAGTGGACGCCCCCAACTCGTCGGCCACGCGCAGGCTGTTGGCGTAGCAGTCGCGCAGCAGTCCCGAGCGGTCCTCGCCGGCCGACCAGACCGGGCCGACCGTATGGATCACCCAGCGGGCCGGCAGCTCGCCAGCCGTGGTGGCCACCGCCTGCCCGGTGGGCAGACCCCTGCCGTACCGGGACGCCCGCAGCGCCCGGCACTCGGCCAGGATCGCCGGTCCGCCGCGCCGGTGGATCGCGCCGTCCACCCCGCCGCCGCCGAGCAGGGACGAGTTCGCGGCGTTCACGATGGCGTCCACCCGCTGGGTGGTGATGTCCCCCTCGACCAGGGTGATCTCCATGTCAGCTCTCCTCGGTCGACTGGCCCAACGACCGGCGGGCCAGCAGGGTGGCGCCGGCGACGGCGGCCGGCATGACCAGCACCGCGCCGAGCGGGATGAGGAAACAGAGGAAGACCGCCACTCCGAAACCGAGCGCGGTCGGGCGGTCCGCCTTCAGGATCGTCCGGCGCTGCGGCAGTCGCATTCCGCGTCGGTAGAAGGGCGCGCCGACCAGCTCCACGGCGAGGAACCAGCCACCCACCGCCGCCCCGATCACCGGGACGACAGTCTGGCCGACCACCGGGATGAAGCCGGCGAGGAAGAGTGGGACGCCGACCAGCACGGTGAGCGCCACCAGGCGTACCGAGTCAGCGGTGCTGCGGCGCAGCGACGACCAGAACGGCACCTCCACGGCGTCCGGGGTGCCGCCGAGCCGCTCCTCCACCTTCTCGGAGATCTTCTCGTAGAACGGATCGCCGATGACCAGCGTCACCGCCGTGAAGCTGATCACCGCGAGCAGGCCGCCGATCCCCAGGAAGGCGAGCCCGGCGATCACCCGGACCAGGCTGCGGCCGGTGCTCGACCAGTCGTCGGCGAACGGGGTGACCAGGGCGGCCAGGTCGTCCGCGAAGTACACGAGGGTGGCGTACGCGGCCACGAAGAGCACACCGGAGATCAGCGCCGGTACGAGGCCGAGCAGCATCAGCTTCGGGCTGCGGACGTAGAGGCCCAGCCCGCGCAGGAGCAGTCTGACCCCGAGGAAGAAGCGTCCGACGGTCCCGGTCACCGGGCTGGCGATTCTGCTGGCGTCCACGATCGAGCAGCCTAACGACAGGTGATCGAAACCGCCGGGTAGCGGCACCGGGCAGGATGGGCGGGTGCGCGCGTCCCGACTGATCTCGCTGCTGTTGCTGTTGCAGGCGCGCGGGTCGATGACCGCGAGCGAGCTGGCGCGGGAGTTGGAGGTCTCCGAGCGGACCGTCTACCGGGACGTGTTGGCGCTCTCCGCCGCCGGGGTGCCGGTCTACGCCGACCGGGGTCGGGCCGGTGGGTACCGCCTGCTCGGCGGGTACCGCACCCGACTGACCGGGTTGACCCGGGACGAGGCTGAAGCGCTCTTCCTCTCCGGGCTGCCCGGCCCGGCCGGCGACATGGGGCTCGCCGACGCGGTCGCCGCCGCCGAACTGAAGGTGCTCGCCGCGCTGCCACCAGCCCTGCGCGACGCCCCGGCCCGTGCCGGGCAGCGGTTCCACCTGGACGTGCCGGGCTGGTTCCGGGAGACCGCGCCGCCGCTCTGGCTGCCCGAACTGGCCCGGGCGGTCTGGGGCGACCGGGTGGTGGAGCTGCGCTACCGACGCGGCGACCGGGAGGTGACTCGCCAGGTCCAGCCGTACGGCCTGGTGCTCAAGAGCGGGGTCTGGTATCTGGTCGGCCGGGTCGGCGCCGATGTGCGCACCTATCGGGTGGACCGGGTCACCGGGGTCGAGGTGGGCGAGGAGAGCTTCGAGCGGGACGAGGGCTTCGACCTGGCCGGGCACTGGCGCGAGCAGGCCGGGTCGTTCCTGCGGACCATGCTGCGGGCCGAGGTCACCGTCCGGCTGAGCCCCGCCGGCCTGCGCCGGCTCCGGCACCTGGTCGATGCCCCTTTCGTGTACGACGAACTGGTGGCCGCCGCCGGAGCACCCGACGGGCAGGGCTGGGTGGTGGGCCGGCTGCCCGTCGAGTCCGTCGAGGTGGCGTACCACCAGCTGCTGGGCCTCGGCCCCGAGGTGGAGGTTCTCGACCCACCCGAACTACGGCGGCTGTTCGCCGACACGGCCGGCAGGTTCGAGGCGCTCTACCGGTAGCCGGTGACGTCCGCCGGCTTGCCCGCGTCGACCACCTCGGTGATGTAGCGGAAGCCCTCCGGCTGACTGCCGTCGAGGTCGGTGAAGCCGTACACCTTGGACAGGGTGCCGGCGTCGACGGACTGGCCGCTCCAGCGGGCATTCGCCTCGTCCGCGGCGAGCGCGGCCACCGCCCGGCCGACGAACGCCGGGGTCTCCGAGATGAGGAAGTTCGGGTCGGTGGCGGCGCCGTCGCGCCAGTTGTCCTCGGTCACGCCGAAGTGCTCCAGCATCGCCTCGGAGCGGATCCAGCCCGGGGTGAGCGCCACCGCCGTGCACCCGTGCGGCTTCAGCTCGTGCGCCTGGCTGAAGGCGAGCCGGTTGACCGACACCTTGGCCAGGTCGTAGAAGACCGAGAGCCGGTAGTTGTTGTCGTTGTACGCCTTCGTGCCGTCGCCCATCTCCACCACCAGGCCGCCGGGCTTGCGGATCAGCAGCGGCAGGGCGAAGTGGCTGGTGACGATGTGGGTGTCGATGGCCAGTCGCAGGGTCCGGAAGCCGGCGTCCAACGGCTGCTCCCACACCGGCTTGTCCCAGGTGACCAGCGGGTCCCCACCCCAGATGTCGTTGACCAGCACGTCGAGTCGGCCCTGCTCGGCGTCGATCCGGGCGACGAGGTCGCGGACCTGCTCGGGCACCAGGTGGTCGACCTGGACGGCGATGCCGGTGCCGCCGGCCTCGGTGACCAGCTCGGCGGTCTCCTCGATGGTCTCCGGCCGGTCCATCTCCGAACGGCCCGCCCGGGTGCTGCGGCCGGTGGCGTACACAGTGGCGCCGGCAGCGCCGAGTTGCACGGCGATCTGCCGTCCGGCACCTCGGGTGGCACCGGCGACGAGCGCGATCTTTCCTGTGAGCGGTTGAGTCATACCCGCGAGGTTGGCAGCGATACCTGACAGCCGCCGTCCGAATTACGCGAAAGGCTCAGTCCACCTCGTTGAGGAAGCCGGCGATGCGGTCCCGCAGGTCGGCGCGTTCCGACCAGAGGACGCCGGGCCGGTCGTACACGTGCAGCGTGGCCTGGGGTAGTGCGGCGGCGAGTCGCTCGGCGACCTCGACCGGGTGCAGGTCGTCGCCCGCGTTGGCGATCACCAGCGCTGGCGCGGTGACCGCCGCGAGGTCGGTGATGTCGCGCAACGGCGTCTGATCCGCGAGGCTGGCCAGGCTGCCGGCGAGCCCGTCGCGGAGCAGCTGGTCGAGTCGCTGCCGCAGGTACGCCCAGCCGGCCGGGGTGTTGCGCACCGCCGCGGGCAGTTCCAGGGTGACGACGTCGGCGACGGCCGAGGCGTCTCCGCTCTCCACCGCCTCCAGCAGATCCGTGATGCGGTCCCCCGCCACCGGGCCACGCGGCTGGTCGAGCACCGCGGGCAGGAAGAAGACCAGCTTGTCGAACCGGTCCGGACTCTCCGCGAGCAGCCGGCAGAGGGCACCCGCGCCGAGGCTCGCGCCGAACGCCCGGCTGGCGCCGCTCAGGTCGGCGACCGCCCGCAGGTCGCGGGCCAGGTCCGAGTAGTTCCACGGCCCGTCCGGCGCCTCTGAACGGCCGTGCCCCCGGAACTGGAAGAACACCTTGCGGCCGGTCACCCCACTGCCGAACGGACGGGTGGTGGCGATGCCGTTGCCCAGCCCGTGCGCGAACACGGTCACCGGATCACCGGTGCCGGTGATCAGCCGCTCCAGCCGTACGTCGTGCGGGGTGGCGACCAGGTCGGTGTCCGGCTCCGGGAGCGCCGGGCGGCCGGTGCGCGGCCCACCCGGACCGGGCCCCCAGGTGCGGGGCCCGCTGTCCGGTGGTGGTGGCCAGCGAAAACCTCTCACCAGAACCCTTTGCCGTCGCTGAGGTCGCGCAGGCCGACCCGAACGTCGAGCAGGTAGATGAGACCGGCGGCGATGCCGATCAGTCCGAAGAGACTGATCGGCCCGAAGCCGAGCAGGGTCAGCACGAGGCAGACCGCCAGGATGGCGATCCAGCCACCCTTGGGAAGCGTCCCGATGGCGGGGAAGGCGTCGGAGCGCTGGGTGATCGCGTGGACCAGGGCGACGCCCTGGACGATCAGCGCGAAGACGAGCAGGATCAGCTCGATCACGTAGCGGACTTCGAACGCGAAGATCGGCGCGGCGTTGGCCATGCCGGCAAGCTTATGTCGAGGACCCCGGCTTCGTCCGACAAGGACGCCGCCGGGGTCGCCGACAGGACGACTACTCGGCCGCCGGACGGGTCCGCTTGGTGGCCCGGGGCAGCTTCGCCGACGGGGTGGCGGTCGGCTTCGCGGCCTTCGGGGCGCGCGCGACCTTCTTGACGGCGGCCGGCTTGGCCTCGGCGATCTCCGCCACCTCGGCCGGGGTCGGCACCTCGGCCGGGGCGGTGGCGGCCGGGGCGGTGGCGGCCGGGGTGGTGGCGGCCGGGGTGGTCTCAGCCGGGATCACGGCCTGAGTGGCCTCGATGTCGGCGTTGACCGTCTCAGCGGCCTCCAGCACGCCGGTGCCGACGACCCGCTCACCCCGGGCGACCAGCGCGCCGTACGCGGCGAAGGCCCGCTCCTGGGCGGCCTGGGCCCCGGCGACCACCATCGCGGCGTTGCGCGTCGCGGCGGCCCGCAGCTTGTCCAGGTCGGCAACCTCGCGCAGCTTGGCCAGGTCGGCAGCGTCGCGCAGCTTGGCCAGGTCGGCCGACTCGCGCAGCTTGGCCAGGTCCAACTCGTTGGCCTTCTGGCGCAGCTCGTAGCCGGTCAGCACGGCCCGGCCACCCAGGTCGGCGACGACGCGGGTGCCGAGGACGCCGACCACCGCCGGCAACTTGCGCAACTGCTCGATGGCCAACTCACCGGCACCCGCAGCGGCGTAGATCGGGGCGGGGATCCGGTTGGTCTTCGGCTCGCTCATGACGTCTCCTCTTCGGCCGCCTCGGCGGCCCTGCGTGCCGCCGGACCGGCGGCCTTCTTCTCGGGGGTGTTGGTGCTGCCCGGGGCGGGTGCGGTGCCCGCCTCGGTGACGGCGACCGACTCGATCACGGCCTCGGTCGGGGTGCCGCCCGCGGTGGTGGGACCGGTGGCGGCCAGGTTCGCCACGTCGGCGGGCTCGTCGCCGACGTCGGTCGGAGTGGTCGCCCCGGGCGTGCCGCCGGTGGGCCCGGGGCCGCCGGCCTCGGCGGCCGCCTGGGCCTCGGCCAGCCGGGTGTTCTCCCGGCGGAACGTCTCGTAGATCTGGGTGAGGGACTGCTTCTGGGCCATCGTCAGGTCGGTGTCCACCGCGATGGCGGCGAGTACACCATGGCCCTCCTTGTCGTCGAGCAGCCCGGCGCGCAGGTACATCGCCGGGGTGGAGACCCGCAGCGCGCTCGCCAGTTGCTGGAGCACCTCGGCGCTTGGCTTGCGCAGGCCGCGCTCGATCTGACTGAGGTACGGGTTGCTGACCCCCGCCTGCTCGGCGAGCTGCCGGAGCGAGATCTTGGCGTTGCGCCGTAGATCGCGGATGAACCCGCCGACGTCGGGAAGGTCCTTCGGTGTGGCCATGACTGCGACGTTAACCGGCCCCGCTAGCTCTTGCAAGCAAAACGCTAACCGCAGTTAGCAACATCTCAGCCACGTGGTTGCGCCCCGCTCCGCAGGTCCGTACGGTCCGACCGTGCACAAGATCACAGTCAATGGAGCAAGCATCGCGTACGACGAGGCAGGCACCGGCTCGCCCGTCGTACTCCTGCACGCTGGCATCGCCGACCGGCGGATGTGGCGGGGGCAGATCTCCGCGCTCGCCACCCGCCACCGGGTGATCGTCCCGGACCTCCGCGGCTACGGAGACTCCGAGCTGCCTCCGACCCCGTTCACACACCACGACGACGTGGCGGGGCTGCTGGACGCACTCGACCTGCCCCGGGCCGCCCTGGTCGGCTGCTCCTTCGGTGGGGCCGTCGCCATCGACACCGCGCTCGCCCACCCCGACCGGGTCAGCGCGCTCGCGCTGTTCGACACCGCGGTCTCCGGCAACGAGTGGTCGGACGAGGCGAACGACCTCTGGGACGACCTGGTCGGCGAGGTCGACCCCGACGACTTCGTCGCCGGCGCGGCCGGCGAGGTGCGGTTCTGGGTGGTCGGCCCGGGTCGACAGCCGGCGGACGTCGACCCGGCGCTGATCATCTTCACACAGGAGATGGACCAACGCGCGCTCGCCGCCGAGCTGGCGCTCGGCGCGGTCGAGGTCGGCGAACTGACGCCGCCGGCCATCGATCGCCTCGGCGAGCTGACGGTGCCAGTCCTGGTCACCGCCGGGGCCGCGGACGTGCCGGACATCCGCCGGCTCGCCGACCGGATCGCCGCCGAGGTCCCCAAAGCGGTACGGCTGCCGGACATCCCGGACGCCGCACACCTGTTGCCACTGGAGCGCCCGGAGCCCGTCAACGCCGCCCTGCTCGACTTCCTGAGCTGACCACCCGGTCACCAGAGCGGGCGGACCGCCCCCACCGGAACTCCACCGCCGAACAGCGGCACCTCGGCGTACTCGGTCAGCACCGGGGCGTCCACCCCGAGCCGGCGCAGCGCGGAGACCAGCACCGGCATCCGTGCCCGGTCGGCGCCGTCGTCGATCTTCAGCGCGACGGCGCCGACGCCCGGCACTGCCACCGCGATCACACCCTCGGCACCGACCTTGGCCAGCAGGCCCGGAACGCCCCGCATCAGCCGGGTGTCGTCGGCCTGGGTGCCACCGACGATCTCCGGGTACGCGCGCATGGCGTCGGCCACCGTCCGCGGCACCGAGCCCGGCTCGGCGTCGACCAACCGGAGGAACGCCCCGGCCAACCCGGTCAGCGACACCGCGAGCACCGGGGCGCCACAACCATCCACGCCCACCGCCGCCACCTGCTCACCGGTGAACTCCTCGATCGCCGCCCGCAACCGCTGCTGGAGCGGGTGCTCCGGCCGCCAGTAACCCTCCAGCGGCCAACCGGCGGCCTCGCAGGTCAGCAGCATCCCGCTGTGCTTGCCGGAGCAGTTCATCTGCACCCGGGTCGGGCCGCCCCCGGCGCGCAGCACGGCCTGCCGGGCCGCCGCGCCCACCGGCAGGTCGGGCGGGCAGTGCAGGGCCGAGGCGTCCAACCCGGCCCGCTCCAACAGCGCGCCGACCCGGGCCAGGTGGAAGTCCTCACCGGCGTGACTCGCCGCGACCAGCGCCACGTCCGCCGGGTCGGTCAACGACAGACCGGAACGGAGCATCCCGATCGCCTGCATCGGCTTGCTCGCCGAGCGGGGAAAGACCGGCGAGGTCACGTCCCCGGCTGACGCCACCACCGAGCCGGTGGCGTCCAGCACCACCACCGAACCCCGGTGCGCACCCTCCACGAACCCGGAACGGACCACCTCGGCGAGCGGGTCGCCGCCCTCGTACGTCTTCGTCACGGGCTGGACGGTACCGACGGTCGTGGGTGGCCCGTCGGCGGGGTGACCTGGTGGTCCACCGCCCGGGTGACAGGAGCGTGAAGCAGTCTCGGCCTTACAGCCCGAGCAGCTCGCGAGCCTCCGCGGTGGTCAGCGGCGGGCGCTGGGCGAGCTGGGCGAAACCCACCGCGCGGGCGACCAGTTGCATGTTCGACTCCACCGGGCGGCCCTTCGCGTACGTCACGGTGTCCTCCATGCCGACCCGCAGGTGCCCGCCGGTCGACAGCGAGGCCAGCATGACCGGAATCGTGCTGCGGCCGATGCCGGTGGCCGAGAAGGTGGTGCCCTCCGGCAGGTCCCGCAGCATCCGGTGGGCCGCGACCAGCGTCTCGGTGGTGCCCGGCATGCCTCCCGGCACCCCCATCACGAAGTCGACGTGCACGTGCCCGCCGGCCGGCAGCCCGTACCTGCCGAGGAGGCGCTGCAACGCGGACAGGTGCCCGAGGTCGAAGATCTCGTACTCCGGCACGATCCCGCGTTCCTGCATCCGGGTGTGCAGGTCGACGATGAACTCCCAGCGGTTGAGGAAGACGTCGTCGCCGAAGTTGACGGTGCCCATCGTGCAGGAGGCCATGTCCGGCCGGGCGTCGAGGACGGCAAGCCGGGCGGCCTCCGGGTCGGTCACCGCACCGCCGGAGGAGAGCTGCACGATCAGGTCGGTGCTGTCCCGCAGCGCCGCCACCGTGTCGGCCAGGCGCACCGGGTCGAGGGTCGGCCGCGCCTCGTGGTCACGGATGTGGACATGGATCACGGCGGCCCCGAGCGCCTCGCACTCCTTGGCGGTGAGCAGCAGCTCGTCGAGGGTCACCGGCAGCGCCGGCACCTCCGCCTTGGCCGACTCAGCGCCGGTCGGGGCCACCGTGATCAACGTCCCTGTCGTCATGCCGGCGATCCTAGACGCCACGGTCAGGACGGGTCGATCGCCGCCGCCGTCTCGCCGATCAGCAGTGCCGCGTCGTCCGGGACGTTCCGCTTGACCACCGCGAGCGCCACCTGACCCAGCTCGTGGTGCAGCACGGCGGTGCCGACGAAGCCGACCGCCCGGCCGTCGAGCAGCACCGGCGTACCGGCCGTCGGCGGCTGGTCGGTGGTCACCCCGTCCAAATGCAGAAGTACGAGACGACGCGGCGGGCGGCCCATGTTGTGCACCCGGGCCACCGTCTCCTGCCCCCGGTAGCAACCCTTGTCCAGGTGCACGGCGGGGCCGATCAGGTCCACCTCGGCCGGGATGGTCCGGTGGTCCGTGTCCACCCCGACCCGAGGCTGGCGCGCCGCCACCCGGATCGCCTCGTACGCCCAGAGCCCCGCGACCGGCACCCCGGCACCGCGCAACTCCGCCACCACCTGGTCCATCGCCGAGCGGGGCACCAGCAGGTCCACCCCGAGTGGCCCGCGTCGGGCCCAGCCACCGATCGGCAGCGGCCGTACGTCGTACCGAACACTCGCTCGGGGTGGCACGGCACCGTGGGCGAACTTCGGACCCGGCACCGCGACCAGGTCCGGCGCGGCGAGCCCGGTCACGCCGAGCGTGCCCAGCGCCTCCGTCGCCGCCGGCCCGACCAGCGACAACAACGCCCGCTCGGCAGTCGCGTCGCGCGGCTCGACCTTGCTGAAGAACCGCATCTTCTCCAGGTAGGTCAGCAGACCCTCGGTCGCACCCGGCTCGGTGTCCAGCCAGGCGGTCTCGCCGTCCTCGGCGACCATGGCGTGCTGCTCGATGTGGCCGTGCGGGGACAACACCAGCAATTCGGTCCCCTCACCGGCGGTCAGCGCCGTCAGGTGTTGCGAGGTCACGGTGTGCAGCCAGCTGGCCCGATCTTCACCGGGCACCGCGATGACCCCCCGGTGCGACCGGTCGACCAGGCCGACCTCGGTGTCGAGGGTGCGCTGCTCACGCAGCGGGTCGCCGTAGTGGGCGGCCACCCCTCGGACGCCGGCCGCGACATGCGCCGCATCCGGTTGGTCGCGGCTGGCCTCGTCGATGCTCTCGACGGCCACCGCACCCGCGATGTCGATCATTTGTCGTCCCCGTTCTCGCAGCGTACGCACACGCCGAAAAGTGACACGTGCCCGATATCCACCCGGAACCCCCGCTGCGTGGCCAACTGGTCGGCGAGCGGACGCAGCATCTCCGGATCGATCTCGTCGATCGCTCCACACTCCCGACAGACCAGGTGGACGTGCTGGTGCTCACCCGCCGCGTGATACGTCGGCGAGCCGTGCGACAGGTGCGTGTGGGTGACCAGGCCGAGCCGTTCCAGCAGCTCAAGCGTGCGATAGATGGTGGTGATGTTGACGCCGGCGGCGACCTCCCGGACGGCCGTGTGCACCTGCTCCGGGCTGGCGTGCCCCAGATCGAGCACCGCCTGCAGGACGAGCTGCCGTTGGGGCGTCAGCCGCAGCCCACGGGCCCGCAGCATTTCCGCGAGGGAGGATTCGGACACGGTCCGATCATAGTTCGGCAATCGCTGCGACCCCTGCGAGCGACCGGTCGCCGCTACGCTCGGCGGTCATGGTGACGTCGTCGGCCGGCAATGCCCCGGCTTCTCCGAGCGCGCGGATCGCCGTGCTCGGGCGGGGCCTCATCGCGGCCGAAGAGCCCGTGCTCCGCGGCGACGACCTGGGCGTCCTGCGCGGCGACGGGCTCTTCGAGTCCATGCATCTGCGCGAGGGCCGGGCGTGGCTGCGCGACGAGCACCTGGCCCGAATGGTCACGGCGGCGGCGGCCGTCGACCTGGACCTGCCCGCCACCGACGCGCTTGTCGACCTGCTCGACACGGTACGCGCGGGCTGGCCCGTCCAGGTGGAGGGTGCGCTGCGGCTGGTCTGCACCCGAGGTTCCGAGGCCGGCGGCCCGCCGACCGTCTACGCCACCCTGACCCAGGTGCCGGCGTCGTCGCGGGCGGCCCGCCGCACCGGGATCACCGTGGCGACCCTTCCGCTGGGGGTGCCCGCCGACGCGCGGACCGGGCTCGACTGGTTGCCGGCCGGCATCAAGTCCACCTCGTACGCGGTCAACAGCGCCGCCCGCCGCTGGGCACAACGGGCCGGGGTGGACGACGTGCTGTGGGTCTCCTCGGACGGGTACGCCCTGGAGGGGCCGATCGCGAACGTGGTGTGGCTCACCGGAGACACGCTGTGCACGGTGCCGGCCGCCACCACCGGCATCCTGCCCGGCACGACCGTGGCCTGGCTGCTCGCCCATGCCCAGGAGCTGGGTCTGAGCGCCGCCGAACGGATGGTCACGCCGGCCGAACTGCACGACGCCGACGGGGTCTGGTTCAGCTCCTCGGTACGCGGGCTCGTCGAGGTCCGGATGCTGGACGGGGTGCGCCGGGACAACTGCCCGCGCACTCCCGCCCTGCAAACCCTGCTGGGTTTCCCCGTCTAGTCAGCCGCCGACCCGGACGAGCCGGGCGGACAGGTGCGGGCTGAGCCCGTGCCCCATGGCGGCCATCTCCTGCGCGTAGAGCAACGCACCCTCGACGATGCCGAAGAGCCGGTGCCCGCCGGTGACCTCCTTGGCGGTCGGCGTCCGGACCACCGCGTCGGTGGCGAACTCGACCTGGGTGCCGGTGCGCTTGCCCAGGTGCAGCTCCATCACCCCGGTCGGAGTGGTCAGCACCGCCTCCAGCTCGTCGGTCGCCCGACCATCCACCAGCACCGGCCGCCACCAGCCGACCTCACGGCCCGCCGGGCGGACCGGCTTGCTCTGCTCGTCCAGGATCCAGGCACGGGACTCGTAGTGCAGGAACGGCCGGCCGTCGTGGCTGATCCGGATCTCCTGGGCGTAGTCGAAGTCCTCGATGGTGGGGAAACCGCCCTTGCCCCGGCCACGCCACAGCCCGATGTAGGGCAGCAGGCCGTCCAGCGCGGGGTGCAGCTTCGGCCCC is a window of Micromonospora sp. WMMD961 DNA encoding:
- a CDS encoding RidA family protein, which codes for MPDPVALLHVPALSDVAEYAYAATVDPPARLVFTAGACPLDAEGRTVAPGDHAAQARQVMTNLETALGAAGARLTDVVKTTVYVASSQQKDLVTVWEAVRDFFGDHDPPSTLLGVAVLGYTDQLVEVEAVAAVRTGA
- a CDS encoding O-acetyl-ADP-ribose deacetylase; this encodes MEITLVEGDITTQRVDAIVNAANSSLLGGGGVDGAIHRRGGPAILAECRALRASRYGRGLPTGQAVATTAGELPARWVIHTVGPVWSAGEDRSGLLRDCYANSLRVADELGASTVAFPLVSAGIYGWPVDDAVRQALAVLRPATPATVIEARLVLFGADTHATAREVFDAA
- a CDS encoding EI24 domain-containing protein, which codes for MDASRIASPVTGTVGRFFLGVRLLLRGLGLYVRSPKLMLLGLVPALISGVLFVAAYATLVYFADDLAALVTPFADDWSSTGRSLVRVIAGLAFLGIGGLLAVISFTAVTLVIGDPFYEKISEKVEERLGGTPDAVEVPFWSSLRRSTADSVRLVALTVLVGVPLFLAGFIPVVGQTVVPVIGAAVGGWFLAVELVGAPFYRRGMRLPQRRTILKADRPTALGFGVAVFLCFLIPLGAVLVMPAAVAGATLLARRSLGQSTEES
- a CDS encoding YafY family protein is translated as MRASRLISLLLLLQARGSMTASELARELEVSERTVYRDVLALSAAGVPVYADRGRAGGYRLLGGYRTRLTGLTRDEAEALFLSGLPGPAGDMGLADAVAAAELKVLAALPPALRDAPARAGQRFHLDVPGWFRETAPPLWLPELARAVWGDRVVELRYRRGDREVTRQVQPYGLVLKSGVWYLVGRVGADVRTYRVDRVTGVEVGEESFERDEGFDLAGHWREQAGSFLRTMLRAEVTVRLSPAGLRRLRHLVDAPFVYDELVAAAGAPDGQGWVVGRLPVESVEVAYHQLLGLGPEVEVLDPPELRRLFADTAGRFEALYR
- a CDS encoding SDR family oxidoreductase, whose product is MTQPLTGKIALVAGATRGAGRQIAVQLGAAGATVYATGRSTRAGRSEMDRPETIEETAELVTEAGGTGIAVQVDHLVPEQVRDLVARIDAEQGRLDVLVNDIWGGDPLVTWDKPVWEQPLDAGFRTLRLAIDTHIVTSHFALPLLIRKPGGLVVEMGDGTKAYNDNNYRLSVFYDLAKVSVNRLAFSQAHELKPHGCTAVALTPGWIRSEAMLEHFGVTEDNWRDGAATDPNFLISETPAFVGRAVAALAADEANARWSGQSVDAGTLSKVYGFTDLDGSQPEGFRYITEVVDAGKPADVTGYR
- a CDS encoding alpha/beta hydrolase; this encodes MRGFRWPPPPDSGPRTWGPGPGGPRTGRPALPEPDTDLVATPHDVRLERLITGTGDPVTVFAHGLGNGIATTRPFGSGVTGRKVFFQFRGHGRSEAPDGPWNYSDLARDLRAVADLSGASRAFGASLGAGALCRLLAESPDRFDKLVFFLPAVLDQPRGPVAGDRITDLLEAVESGDASAVADVVTLELPAAVRNTPAGWAYLRQRLDQLLRDGLAGSLASLADQTPLRDITDLAAVTAPALVIANAGDDLHPVEVAERLAAALPQATLHVYDRPGVLWSERADLRDRIAGFLNEVD
- a CDS encoding DUF2516 family protein, with amino-acid sequence MANAAPIFAFEVRYVIELILLVFALIVQGVALVHAITQRSDAFPAIGTLPKGGWIAILAVCLVLTLLGFGPISLFGLIGIAAGLIYLLDVRVGLRDLSDGKGFW
- a CDS encoding helix-turn-helix transcriptional regulator gives rise to the protein MATPKDLPDVGGFIRDLRRNAKISLRQLAEQAGVSNPYLSQIERGLRKPSAEVLQQLASALRVSTPAMYLRAGLLDDKEGHGVLAAIAVDTDLTMAQKQSLTQIYETFRRENTRLAEAQAAAEAGGPGPTGGTPGATTPTDVGDEPADVANLAATGPTTAGGTPTEAVIESVAVTEAGTAPAPGSTNTPEKKAAGPAARRAAEAAEEETS
- a CDS encoding alpha/beta hydrolase, whose product is MHKITVNGASIAYDEAGTGSPVVLLHAGIADRRMWRGQISALATRHRVIVPDLRGYGDSELPPTPFTHHDDVAGLLDALDLPRAALVGCSFGGAVAIDTALAHPDRVSALALFDTAVSGNEWSDEANDLWDDLVGEVDPDDFVAGAAGEVRFWVVGPGRQPADVDPALIIFTQEMDQRALAAELALGAVEVGELTPPAIDRLGELTVPVLVTAGAADVPDIRRLADRIAAEVPKAVRLPDIPDAAHLLPLERPEPVNAALLDFLS
- a CDS encoding asparaginase, whose translation is MTKTYEGGDPLAEVVRSGFVEGAHRGSVVVLDATGSVVASAGDVTSPVFPRSASKPMQAIGMLRSGLSLTDPADVALVAASHAGEDFHLARVGALLERAGLDASALHCPPDLPVGAAARQAVLRAGGGPTRVQMNCSGKHSGMLLTCEAAGWPLEGYWRPEHPLQQRLRAAIEEFTGEQVAAVGVDGCGAPVLAVSLTGLAGAFLRLVDAEPGSVPRTVADAMRAYPEIVGGTQADDTRLMRGVPGLLAKVGAEGVIAVAVPGVGAVALKIDDGADRARMPVLVSALRRLGVDAPVLTEYAEVPLFGGGVPVGAVRPLW